The following nucleotide sequence is from Fibrobacter sp. UWR3.
CGCTCGTAATCTTCGCGAGCACGCCGCAGGCGTCACGGGACGTGAAGCGCAGGTAGTAGCGGGCGCTCGTCTCGGAGATAGGCACGAGAGTTGCCGAATTGTCAACGTTGAACCAGCCCATCGGGAGGGCCTTGCGGGAACCCTGATCCACGGAGCGGGCCAGGGAAACGAGGTCGGCTACGACGGCGGATGCGGTCGGGAGGCGGCCAGCACCGGCGCCAGTCTGGACCGTTTCGCCCAGGTTGTCGCACTTGAGGTAAACCGCGTTGATTACGCCGTTCACGTTCGAAAGCAGGTTCTCGTTAGAGACAAAGCA
It contains:
- a CDS encoding ACT domain-containing protein; protein product: CFVSNENLLSNVNGVINAVYLKCDNLGETVQTGAGAGRLPTASAVVADLVSLARSVDQGSRKALPMGWFNVDNSATLVPISETSARYYLRFTSRDACGVLAKITSVLAENNISIETIIQKNVKDPGKVSIVVITEKTQDCKASKAVDAIDALPEIVEKSQVIRFSH